One segment of Phaeacidiphilus oryzae TH49 DNA contains the following:
- a CDS encoding DUF7927 domain-containing protein: protein MPAPRQRRRLSIVAAVVGGALAMTGAAMPALAATGGHLGHTRPATAHQVAGDTAAHRALRCGPGCGAAAPVPMPVPVPASGCTAGCPTVPLPPLPAPTLAPPTVPPVPSGCGACNPGTPPPTSPPPLQPHLHVHKSADRTVAFQGQVVTYRVAFTNTGAVPFPAGQLPVVTDHLAQVLDDADLIPGSLSASVGSASYHAAGQEIVWRGQIQPAEQIDFTYRVRVHNPDTADLSLDNVVVAPHSNCAAGSMDDECRVHIPVPTPRTPGLRVHKQADRPYYLPGQRVHYTITLTDTGAAPLRHVVATDDLTGTFDDARYDNDARATSGTVSFHRPRLTWTGDIAPGATVTLTYSVTADNPDRGNLRIDDAVTVPHSNCSVGTAPGCSVHLNSPRWVVDKREDRDDVVPNDVIHYTITAHNTGTFDFTGAYQASLEDDLSQIVADSNSIYDADATASTGSISTHLPYVVWRGDLPAGHTVTIHLSIRAEGLHAGQRELTNIVRALFPHHGGTDLSHPLPALAASTRALPAAGLRSMPLAAAPRAAAPRAATEPGATVDPANGQITACKVDPVTDSCYVDADEPAFRFVVAKHADRTTVRPGETITYTVAFGNTGVDRFPAGELPVLTDDLSGTLSGGRLVAGSLHATTGDVHFDAAAQAIVWTGQLASGQHGSFTYRVRIDSPYHGPETLKDVIVSPGSNCPAGSMSGSCVVRVTVTGPGAPATAGLSGLLAHTGADEHFGALLWASGALTAAGGLALAGRRLRARRKA, encoded by the coding sequence ATGCCTGCCCCCCGGCAGCGCCGCCGGCTTTCGATCGTCGCCGCCGTCGTCGGCGGCGCGCTCGCGATGACCGGGGCCGCGATGCCGGCCCTGGCCGCCACCGGGGGCCACCTCGGTCACACCCGCCCGGCGACGGCGCACCAGGTCGCCGGCGACACCGCCGCCCACCGGGCGCTGCGCTGCGGACCCGGCTGCGGCGCCGCCGCGCCGGTGCCGATGCCGGTCCCGGTGCCGGCCTCCGGCTGCACCGCCGGCTGCCCCACCGTGCCACTGCCGCCCCTTCCGGCGCCCACCCTCGCGCCGCCGACGGTCCCGCCGGTCCCCTCCGGATGCGGAGCCTGCAACCCGGGCACTCCGCCGCCCACCTCGCCGCCGCCGCTCCAGCCGCACCTGCATGTGCACAAGAGCGCCGACCGCACCGTCGCCTTCCAGGGCCAGGTGGTCACCTACCGGGTGGCGTTCACCAACACGGGGGCGGTTCCGTTCCCGGCCGGGCAGCTGCCGGTGGTCACCGACCACCTCGCGCAGGTGCTGGACGACGCCGACCTGATCCCCGGTTCGCTCTCCGCCTCCGTCGGCAGCGCCTCGTACCACGCGGCGGGCCAGGAGATCGTCTGGCGCGGGCAGATCCAGCCCGCCGAGCAGATCGACTTCACCTACCGGGTGCGGGTGCACAACCCCGACACCGCCGACCTCAGCCTGGACAACGTGGTCGTCGCGCCGCACTCCAACTGCGCGGCCGGGTCCATGGACGACGAGTGCCGGGTGCACATCCCCGTGCCCACCCCGCGCACGCCGGGGCTGCGCGTCCACAAGCAGGCCGACCGGCCGTACTACCTGCCGGGACAGCGCGTCCACTACACGATCACGCTGACCGACACCGGCGCCGCCCCACTGCGGCACGTGGTCGCCACCGACGACCTCACCGGCACCTTCGACGACGCGCGCTACGACAACGACGCGAGGGCCACCTCGGGGACCGTCTCCTTCCACCGTCCCCGGCTGACCTGGACCGGTGACATCGCGCCGGGCGCGACCGTCACCCTCACCTACAGCGTCACCGCGGACAACCCCGACCGCGGGAACCTGCGGATCGACGACGCGGTGACGGTGCCGCACAGCAACTGCTCGGTGGGCACCGCCCCCGGCTGCTCGGTGCACCTCAACTCGCCCCGCTGGGTGGTCGACAAGCGGGAGGACCGGGACGACGTGGTGCCCAACGACGTCATCCACTACACCATCACCGCCCACAACACCGGCACGTTCGACTTCACCGGCGCCTACCAGGCGTCCCTGGAGGACGACCTCTCGCAGATCGTGGCCGACTCGAACTCGATCTACGACGCGGACGCGACCGCGAGCACCGGCTCGATCAGCACCCACCTGCCGTACGTGGTCTGGCGCGGTGACCTGCCGGCCGGCCACACCGTCACCATCCACCTCTCGATCCGTGCCGAGGGACTCCACGCGGGCCAGCGCGAGCTGACCAACATCGTCCGCGCCCTCTTCCCGCATCACGGCGGCACCGACCTGAGCCACCCGCTTCCGGCACTGGCCGCCTCGACGCGGGCACTGCCGGCCGCCGGCCTCAGGTCCATGCCGCTCGCCGCCGCCCCGAGGGCGGCCGCACCGCGGGCCGCCACCGAGCCCGGTGCCACCGTCGACCCGGCCAACGGGCAGATCACCGCCTGCAAGGTGGACCCGGTCACGGACAGCTGCTATGTGGACGCCGACGAGCCGGCCTTCCGGTTCGTGGTCGCCAAGCACGCCGACCGCACCACCGTGCGTCCGGGCGAGACCATCACCTACACGGTGGCCTTCGGCAACACCGGGGTGGACCGCTTCCCGGCCGGCGAGCTCCCCGTCCTCACCGACGACCTGAGCGGCACCCTGTCGGGCGGTCGGCTGGTGGCCGGCTCGCTGCACGCCACCACCGGTGACGTCCACTTCGACGCCGCCGCCCAGGCGATCGTCTGGACCGGGCAGCTCGCCTCGGGCCAGCACGGCAGCTTCACCTACCGGGTGCGGATCGACTCGCCGTACCACGGGCCCGAGACGCTCAAGGACGTCATCGTCTCGCCCGGGTCCAACTGCCCGGCCGGTTCGATGAGCGGCAGCTGCGTCGTGCGGGTGACGGTCACCGGTCCCGGTGCGCCGGCCACCGCCGGCCTCTCCGGGCTGCTCGCCCACACCGGCGCCGACGAGCACTTCGGCGCTCTGCTGTGGGCCTCCGGCGCGCTGACCGCCGCCGGCGGCCTGGCCCTGGCCGGCCGCCGACTCCGGGCCCGCCGCAAGGCCTGA
- a CDS encoding COG4705 family protein has translation MTIGQVRQETEAPGHPRHRGTRAAGGAVKVPEVTPAFWVTKVLTTGMGEVLSDYLNHVLNPFVAVGLGFLAFVAALAVQFRSRRYRAVTYWFAVVMVSVFGTMAADVLHVVLGVPYQVSTPFFAVALAVVLGLWRWTEGTLSIHSVVSGRREVWYWLTVLCTFALGTAAGDLTAYTLGLGYLASAVLFAVVIVVPALGYGVFRLNAVFAFWFAYVVTRPLGASLADWMAVSKARGGLAFGLGATTAAWTVAIVAFVGYLAMSRRRETA, from the coding sequence ATGACGATCGGGCAGGTGCGGCAGGAGACGGAGGCGCCGGGGCACCCGCGCCACCGGGGGACGAGGGCGGCGGGCGGCGCGGTGAAGGTGCCCGAGGTGACACCCGCGTTCTGGGTCACCAAGGTGCTGACCACCGGCATGGGCGAGGTCCTCTCGGACTATCTGAACCATGTCCTCAACCCCTTCGTCGCGGTCGGCCTCGGCTTCCTCGCCTTCGTGGCGGCGCTGGCCGTGCAGTTCCGGTCGCGCCGGTACCGGGCCGTGACCTACTGGTTCGCGGTGGTCATGGTCAGCGTCTTCGGCACGATGGCGGCGGACGTCCTCCATGTCGTGCTGGGGGTGCCCTACCAGGTGTCGACGCCGTTCTTCGCGGTCGCGCTCGCGGTGGTGCTGGGGCTGTGGCGGTGGACCGAGGGGACGCTGTCGATCCACAGCGTGGTCTCCGGGCGCCGCGAGGTCTGGTACTGGCTCACGGTGCTGTGCACGTTCGCCCTGGGGACGGCGGCGGGGGACCTCACCGCGTACACCCTGGGGCTGGGGTACCTGGCCTCCGCGGTGCTGTTCGCGGTGGTGATCGTGGTTCCGGCCCTCGGGTACGGGGTCTTCCGGCTGAACGCCGTCTTCGCCTTCTGGTTCGCGTATGTGGTGACGCGGCCGCTGGGCGCCTCGCTGGCGGACTGGATGGCGGTCTCCAAGGCGCGCGGCGGGCTGGCCTTCGGCCTCGGCGCGACGACGGCGGCCTGGACGGTGGCGATCGTCGCCTTCGTCGGCTATCTGGCGATGTCCCGCCGCCGCGAGACCGCGTAG
- a CDS encoding ATP-binding protein, producing the protein MAIAWRTAPPAVFNGDGPCVGEVHLAARPESSATARGITLEALESWGLLKSHGEVAEQLVGELVANAVRHTGGRFLVLSLSRRLGWLRMEVRDPSRALPCLIKPEPVDEAGRGLFLVDQLSDRWGADLLQRGKGVWFELRVREPRPRRELP; encoded by the coding sequence ATGGCGATCGCCTGGCGGACCGCGCCTCCGGCGGTCTTCAACGGGGACGGCCCGTGTGTGGGCGAGGTCCATCTCGCCGCCCGGCCGGAGTCCTCGGCCACCGCGCGCGGGATCACCCTGGAGGCGCTGGAGTCCTGGGGGCTGCTGAAGTCGCACGGCGAGGTCGCCGAGCAGCTCGTCGGCGAGCTGGTGGCGAACGCGGTCCGGCACACCGGCGGACGCTTCCTGGTGCTCAGCCTGTCCCGCCGGCTCGGCTGGCTGCGGATGGAGGTCCGGGACCCGTCCAGGGCGCTGCCCTGCCTGATCAAGCCGGAACCGGTGGACGAGGCCGGCCGCGGTTTATTCCTGGTCGACCAGCTCTCCGACCGCTGGGGCGCGGACCTGCTGCAGCGCGGCAAGGGCGTCTGGTTCGAACTGCGGGTGCGCGAACCGCGCCCGCGCCGCGAACTGCCGTAG
- a CDS encoding enoyl-CoA hydratase/isomerase family protein: MTDDSSQQRFLQFDVEDGIGTIRLDRPPMNALNSVLQDELKALAEEITGRPDIRAVVLWGGEKVFAAGADIKEMRDMSYTDMVERAGALQASFTAVARIPKPVVAAVTGYALGGGCELALCADIRIAADDARLGQPEILLGLIPGAGGTQRLTRLIGPSKAKDLIYTGRQVKAEEALRIGLVDQVVPAAEVYRTAHAYAARLAAGPAYALRAAKEAIDRGLDADLETGLAIERNHFAGLFATEDREIGMRSFVEEGPGKAKFR, encoded by the coding sequence ATGACCGATGACAGCTCGCAGCAGCGCTTCCTGCAGTTCGACGTCGAGGACGGGATCGGCACGATCCGCCTCGACCGCCCCCCGATGAACGCCCTCAACAGCGTCCTCCAGGACGAGCTGAAGGCCCTCGCCGAGGAGATCACCGGCCGCCCGGACATCCGCGCGGTGGTGCTCTGGGGCGGCGAGAAGGTGTTCGCCGCGGGGGCGGACATCAAGGAGATGCGGGACATGTCGTACACCGACATGGTCGAGCGCGCCGGGGCGCTCCAGGCCTCGTTCACCGCGGTGGCCCGGATCCCCAAGCCGGTGGTCGCCGCGGTGACCGGCTACGCGCTGGGCGGCGGCTGCGAGTTGGCGCTCTGCGCGGACATCCGGATCGCCGCCGACGACGCCAGGCTGGGCCAGCCGGAGATCCTCCTCGGGCTGATCCCGGGCGCCGGCGGCACCCAGCGGCTGACCCGGCTGATCGGCCCCTCCAAGGCCAAGGACCTGATCTACACCGGCCGCCAGGTGAAGGCCGAGGAGGCGCTGCGGATCGGCCTGGTCGACCAGGTCGTCCCGGCGGCGGAGGTCTATCGGACGGCGCACGCGTACGCGGCGCGCCTGGCCGCCGGGCCGGCGTACGCCCTCCGCGCGGCCAAGGAGGCCATCGACCGCGGCCTGGACGCCGACCTGGAGACCGGACTGGCCATCGAGCGCAACCACTTCGCCGGACTGTTCGCCACCGAGGACCGTGAGATCGGCATGCGCTCCTTCGTCGAGGAGGGTCCCGGGAAGGCCAAGTTCCGCTGA
- a CDS encoding L,D-transpeptidase has protein sequence MSAKLVKRGLLSAVVGSALALTAACGGSSSASTTSGGKHAAAPERSAAKITVQPGAGAKGVDTSGAVKLAVASGKFTKVAVTAPDGTAVPGALSADKASWTPSGTLRTATKYTVSATAVDAKGLAASTSTSFTTLKPSRTNVAYFNINPNQTYGVGIEVSLNFKYPVDDESKVGKAITVTASNGVPVVGHWFNDQRLDFRPENYWQPGTKGTLHLRLDGVKTSSGTYGQQYKDVSFSIGRSQVSVADDHTKTVKVYRGGKLIRTLPASLGAPGHTTYNGKMVIMEQDRTVNMDSRTVGLGNAYNIPDVPHAQRLTPSGTFIHGNYWRPLSVFGSEDTSHGCVGLHDVQGGGDPSTPAAWFYNSSLIGDVVQVVHSPDKTVAPDNGWNGWNMSWSEWTSGS, from the coding sequence ATATCGGCGAAGCTCGTCAAGCGCGGCCTGTTGTCCGCAGTGGTCGGATCGGCGCTCGCGCTCACCGCCGCCTGCGGCGGGAGCAGCAGCGCGAGCACAACATCGGGGGGCAAGCACGCCGCGGCTCCTGAGCGGTCCGCCGCGAAGATCACCGTGCAGCCGGGGGCGGGTGCGAAGGGGGTGGACACCAGCGGCGCGGTCAAGCTCGCGGTCGCCTCCGGGAAGTTCACCAAGGTCGCGGTGACCGCGCCGGACGGCACCGCGGTGCCCGGTGCCCTCTCCGCGGACAAGGCCTCCTGGACGCCCAGCGGCACCCTGCGCACCGCCACCAAGTACACCGTCTCGGCCACGGCGGTGGACGCCAAGGGGCTGGCCGCCAGCACCAGCACCAGCTTCACCACGCTGAAGCCGAGCCGTACCAACGTGGCGTACTTCAACATCAACCCGAACCAGACCTACGGCGTCGGCATCGAGGTCTCGCTCAACTTCAAGTACCCGGTGGACGACGAGAGCAAGGTCGGCAAGGCGATCACGGTGACCGCCTCCAACGGCGTCCCGGTGGTCGGCCACTGGTTCAACGACCAGCGCCTGGACTTCCGTCCGGAGAACTACTGGCAGCCCGGCACCAAGGGCACCCTCCACCTGAGGCTGGACGGGGTGAAGACCTCCAGCGGCACCTACGGCCAGCAGTACAAGGACGTCTCCTTCTCGATCGGCCGCAGCCAGGTCAGCGTCGCCGACGACCACACCAAGACGGTGAAGGTCTACCGGGGAGGCAAGCTGATCCGCACCCTGCCGGCCAGCCTCGGCGCCCCCGGGCACACCACGTACAACGGCAAGATGGTCATCATGGAGCAGGACCGGACCGTCAACATGGACTCCAGGACGGTCGGCCTGGGCAACGCCTACAACATCCCGGACGTCCCGCACGCCCAGCGGCTGACCCCGTCCGGCACCTTCATCCACGGCAACTACTGGCGGCCGCTCTCCGTCTTCGGCAGCGAGGACACCAGCCACGGCTGCGTCGGCCTCCACGACGTGCAGGGCGGCGGCGACCCGTCCACCCCGGCGGCCTGGTTCTACAACAGCTCGCTGATCGGCGACGTGGTCCAGGTCGTCCACTCGCCGGACAAGACCGTGGCCCCGGACAACGGCTGGAACGGCTGGAACATGTCCTGGTCGGAGTGGACCTCGGGCAGCTGA
- the glgX gene encoding glycogen debranching protein GlgX encodes MTAWQGAEPTDGQTPADRSPRPSSPPLPPPHPQPPARPQLPTGQPRLHLVPPAEFDTGPARPPGQPPDPYAPGDPPWPGSWQPLGARYHLGPDGRPGTNFALWAAGAEEVELCLFDEEGRETRYPLTEQTFQTWHGHIPGVRPGSRYGFRVHGRWDPWTGARWNPAKLLLDPYARAVDGDFALPPEVYGHVRDWPEQEVADTVRDDRDSAPFVPKSVVVHDEDDWSDDRRPKTPWADTVLYELHVRGFTKRHPDIPPELRGTYAGLAHPAAVEHLTRLGVTAVELLPVQQFVSEPHLSERGLRNYWGYNTIGYFAPHASYAATGTRGQQVTEFKRMVRTLHAAGIEVILDVVYNHTAEGGQLGPTLCFRGVDNGAYYRLNPHDRRGYADYTGCGNTLDARLPPVLRLITDSLRYWVAEMGVDGFRFDLAAALARGPHEVDFLTPFMASVSQDPLLSRVKLIAEPWDIGPGGYRVGGFPPLWTEWNDRFRDGVRDFWRGARRDVRELGYRLSGSSDLYQLGGRRPYASVNYITAHDGFTLRDLVSYNHKHNEGNGEDNRDGTDDNRSWNHGAEGETRNPAVRGLRRRQLRNLMSTLLLATGVPMLLAGDEMGRTQGGNNNGYCQDNETGWIDWSLREDPEWAALLDLTRRLVRLRRNHPVLRQRAFFSGRPSHPGGLRDLAWFTPAGTEMTEEDWFAPGRTIGMFLSGRDMSEPDPLGREVRDRSFLLLLHAAAHQTRFTLPDARWADGYELLVDTAREDQAEPPGDRHPAGARIALAARSALLLCSLPAAGDGGGDDGAAG; translated from the coding sequence ATGACGGCGTGGCAGGGTGCCGAACCCACCGACGGACAGACCCCGGCCGACCGCTCGCCGCGGCCGTCCAGCCCGCCGCTCCCCCCACCGCACCCCCAGCCACCCGCCCGCCCGCAGCTGCCCACCGGGCAGCCCCGGCTGCACCTGGTGCCCCCGGCGGAGTTCGACACCGGCCCCGCCCGGCCGCCCGGCCAGCCGCCGGACCCGTACGCCCCCGGCGACCCGCCGTGGCCGGGCAGCTGGCAGCCGCTCGGCGCCCGCTACCACCTCGGCCCGGACGGCCGGCCGGGCACCAACTTCGCGCTCTGGGCGGCCGGGGCCGAGGAGGTCGAGCTCTGCCTCTTCGACGAGGAGGGCCGGGAGACCCGCTACCCGCTGACCGAGCAGACCTTCCAGACCTGGCATGGGCACATACCCGGGGTGCGCCCGGGCAGCCGCTACGGCTTCCGGGTGCACGGCCGCTGGGACCCCTGGACGGGGGCCCGCTGGAACCCGGCCAAGCTGCTCCTCGACCCCTACGCCCGGGCGGTGGACGGGGACTTCGCCCTGCCCCCCGAGGTGTACGGGCACGTCAGGGACTGGCCAGAGCAGGAGGTCGCGGACACCGTCCGGGACGACCGGGACTCGGCCCCGTTCGTCCCCAAGTCGGTGGTGGTCCACGACGAGGACGACTGGTCGGACGACCGCAGGCCGAAGACCCCGTGGGCCGACACCGTCCTCTACGAGCTGCACGTCCGCGGCTTCACCAAGCGGCACCCGGACATCCCGCCGGAACTCCGCGGCACGTACGCGGGCCTGGCCCACCCGGCGGCGGTCGAGCACCTGACCCGGCTCGGGGTGACCGCGGTGGAGCTCCTCCCCGTGCAGCAGTTCGTCAGCGAACCCCACCTCAGCGAGCGGGGGCTGCGGAACTACTGGGGCTACAACACCATCGGCTATTTCGCCCCGCACGCGAGCTACGCGGCCACCGGCACCCGCGGGCAGCAGGTGACCGAGTTCAAGCGGATGGTCCGCACCCTCCACGCGGCCGGGATCGAGGTGATCCTGGACGTCGTCTACAACCACACCGCGGAGGGCGGCCAGCTCGGCCCGACGCTCTGCTTCCGCGGCGTCGACAACGGCGCCTACTACCGCCTCAACCCCCACGACCGGCGCGGCTACGCGGACTACACCGGCTGCGGCAACACCCTGGACGCCCGGCTGCCGCCGGTGCTCCGGCTGATCACCGACTCCCTCCGCTACTGGGTGGCCGAGATGGGGGTGGACGGCTTCCGCTTCGACCTGGCGGCGGCGCTGGCCCGCGGGCCGCACGAGGTCGACTTCCTCACCCCCTTCATGGCCTCGGTCTCGCAGGACCCGCTGCTCAGCCGGGTGAAGCTGATCGCCGAACCGTGGGACATCGGTCCCGGCGGCTACCGGGTGGGCGGCTTCCCGCCGCTCTGGACGGAGTGGAACGACCGGTTCCGGGACGGGGTGCGGGACTTCTGGCGGGGCGCCCGCCGGGACGTCCGCGAGCTGGGCTACCGGCTCTCCGGCTCCTCCGACCTCTACCAGCTGGGCGGCCGCCGCCCGTACGCCTCGGTCAACTACATCACCGCCCACGACGGGTTCACGCTGCGCGACCTGGTCTCCTACAACCACAAGCACAACGAGGGGAACGGTGAGGACAACCGGGACGGGACCGACGACAACCGGTCCTGGAACCACGGCGCCGAGGGCGAGACCCGCAACCCGGCGGTGCGCGGGCTCAGGCGCCGCCAGCTGCGCAACCTGATGAGCACCCTGCTGCTGGCCACCGGCGTGCCGATGCTGCTGGCCGGCGACGAGATGGGCCGCACCCAGGGCGGCAACAACAACGGCTACTGCCAGGACAACGAGACCGGCTGGATCGACTGGTCGCTGCGCGAGGACCCGGAGTGGGCTGCGCTGCTCGACCTCACCCGGCGGCTGGTCCGGCTCCGCCGGAACCATCCGGTGCTGCGCCAGCGGGCCTTCTTCTCCGGCCGGCCCAGCCATCCGGGAGGGCTCCGCGACCTGGCCTGGTTCACCCCCGCCGGGACCGAGATGACCGAGGAGGACTGGTTCGCGCCCGGCCGGACCATCGGGATGTTCCTCTCCGGCCGGGACATGAGCGAGCCCGATCCGCTGGGGCGGGAGGTCAGGGACCGCTCCTTCCTCCTGCTGCTGCACGCCGCCGCCCACCAGACCCGCTTCACCCTGCCGGACGCCCGCTGGGCGGACGGCTACGAGCTGCTGGTCGACACCGCGCGGGAGGACCAGGCCGAGCCGCCCGGCGACCGCCATCCGGCGGGCGCCAGGATCGCGCTGGCCGCCCGCTCGGCGCTGCTGCTCTGTTCGCTCCCGGCGGCCGGGGACGGCGGAGGAGACGACGGCGCGGCGGGTTGA
- a CDS encoding sigma-70 family RNA polymerase sigma factor: MEQSAGRGPNGQAFLCALYAQHGRVLLGYVRRRVGGDHQRAEDIVQETFLRAWQHRDSLDTERAGPWLHTVAHNLIVSSYRRASARPTETPLGEEEPGGAPGRPVVDGDEQLDRMLEAWQLSEALRGLRPEHREALIHVYYLRRTVAETAEELGIPPGTVKSRCYYGLRALRNVLEEKGVTSR; the protein is encoded by the coding sequence GTGGAACAGTCCGCCGGCAGAGGACCCAACGGCCAGGCCTTCCTGTGCGCGCTCTACGCGCAGCACGGCCGGGTCCTGCTCGGCTATGTCCGGCGGCGGGTCGGCGGCGACCACCAGCGGGCCGAGGACATCGTCCAGGAGACCTTCCTCCGCGCCTGGCAGCACCGCGACTCGCTGGACACCGAGCGGGCCGGGCCGTGGCTGCACACGGTGGCGCACAATCTGATCGTCTCCTCGTACCGGCGGGCGAGCGCCCGGCCGACCGAGACCCCGCTGGGCGAGGAGGAGCCGGGCGGAGCACCGGGCCGGCCGGTCGTCGACGGCGACGAGCAGCTCGACCGGATGCTGGAGGCCTGGCAGCTGTCCGAGGCGCTGCGCGGGCTGCGGCCCGAGCACCGGGAGGCGCTGATCCACGTGTACTACCTGCGGCGGACGGTGGCCGAGACCGCCGAGGAGCTCGGCATCCCGCCGGGGACGGTCAAGTCCCGCTGCTACTACGGGCTGCGGGCGCTGCGCAATGTGCTGGAGGAGAAAGGGGTGACGTCGCGATGA
- a CDS encoding anti-sigma factor family protein, translated as MSTGYGEAGGCAESVALGAYLLGALSPEERQRMERHVAGCPICRAEIVQLAPLPGLLRHTPFEELPEAASAAGALHTPARPAAPPPAAEPAGPGPGPGTVTVATPGPGPGPSQHRRPARPSRRVLVGAGLALAGAAAGAGLFAGLAGHGSNGSPGQAGGRVTATLTGTDPSTHVSATAALSPEAWGTWMKLTLNGLPAGTTCHMVVHSREGGTETAGTWGSGYSSSATVPASTSISPSDISSLTVLDATGRTLVTLPQTPAGS; from the coding sequence ATGAGCACCGGCTACGGCGAGGCGGGCGGCTGCGCGGAGAGTGTCGCGCTCGGCGCGTACCTCCTCGGAGCGCTCTCCCCGGAGGAGCGGCAGCGGATGGAGCGGCATGTCGCCGGCTGCCCGATCTGCCGTGCCGAGATCGTCCAGCTGGCGCCGCTGCCGGGCCTGCTGAGGCACACCCCGTTCGAGGAGCTGCCGGAGGCGGCCTCCGCGGCGGGCGCGCTGCACACCCCGGCCCGGCCGGCCGCGCCGCCACCGGCCGCCGAGCCGGCCGGGCCCGGACCTGGGCCCGGCACCGTCACCGTCGCCACCCCCGGCCCCGGTCCTGGCCCCAGCCAGCACCGGCGACCGGCCCGGCCCTCGCGCCGGGTCCTGGTCGGGGCGGGGCTCGCGCTGGCCGGCGCCGCCGCGGGCGCCGGACTCTTCGCGGGCCTCGCCGGCCACGGCTCGAACGGCAGCCCCGGCCAGGCCGGCGGACGGGTCACCGCGACCCTCACCGGCACCGACCCGAGCACCCACGTCTCCGCGACCGCCGCGCTCTCCCCCGAGGCATGGGGCACCTGGATGAAGCTCACCCTCAACGGCCTCCCCGCGGGCACCACCTGCCACATGGTGGTCCACTCCCGCGAGGGCGGCACCGAGACGGCGGGGACCTGGGGCTCGGGCTACTCCTCGTCGGCGACGGTCCCGGCGTCCACGTCCATCAGCCCGTCCGACATCAGCTCCCTGACCGTCCTGGACGCCACCGGCAGGACCCTGGTGACCCTGCCCCAGACGCCCGCGGGCTCGTAG